The Anguilla rostrata isolate EN2019 chromosome 2, ASM1855537v3, whole genome shotgun sequence genome contains the following window.
CCTCTGTTGCACACTTCCTGGATATTCCAGTCAAACAAGTTTAATTCAGGAAGTATTCCAAAAGCAAGTCCATCATCACCTTTACGCTGCATGCCTCTGCATGAGTGCGTGTTGGAATGTGGTAATGGTCTGTTTATATGAACTATTAAAGAACTGCTAATAAAATGTTCTGTAGTGCATAATAACAAGCACAATTTGATATGTTTTACAGGACAAGTCTTGCATGTGCCCTCATGAGATGCACTTCAGCTGTGTGAAGAATGCATGAGCAAGAACATTACAACAGAGGTTTACTTAGCTTGAAAATTACATAgccaagtaaaaaaagaaaaagaaaaaaaggcactgTTAATTATATAAATTTTAGGAAATTcagataaaattaaatataattggaTTATACTCTATATCTCGGCCATCAGTGGTCAGGGAAGGAATATGTATTTTGGGGACACACGCCAACAAATGCTCGGTGGTCCAGTCATGCAGCGTAACGGCTGTCTTTGTTTTACTTCACTTCAGCCTTTTGGTGAGGACAGGCTATCGTGTGGTATAACTGTTGCCATTGGTCAAATGTCACAACCTTTCAAAAGCTAAACAGTCTGATGAACAGTCCACATGGAGCCAAGGTGACCGCTGCCTAAATACCACCCATAATCAAACACAGGAAACCCCATTACACTTAgaactctttttttaatttttactttaaatattAAGACACTGAAGAACAGTACAGAATGAGGCAGCCATCATGTTACAAGAACCCAGCCATTATTGCATAGTTCTGGGGAAGATGAGATATGCATAACTGTAACAAAGAAGAGGATTGCCTGATTCAGcttgaaaaatgaatgtgatgaCATCATAATTAAAGGTGTAGTATGTACgtttcatatttggttaaatttcctttaCATCCtgacagatatcaataaattataagCTTTAAGAAAAACTCCAgtctctgaaatcagccactctaAATTTCACCATGCCTGAATCTTAAAAaacaatcaggacagctctctgcaagGAGGCTAGCCTACCTGCCAATCATGTTGCACATTCACAGTGCAGTCAGAGCGCTGGCTACGTAGTTAGAGCAAAGCAAATATACCACAGAGATAGATATGTATGCTGATGTCATACGCCTGTCACATAAGCAGATCAGCCCCCTTTTTCAGAGGCGCCTATAATTCATCTAGTACGTCCCAGCTGTGTGAACCAACAAAGCAGCGGGGAGCAGGATATAATATGCTCAATTCAAGACAATGATGGAGATGTAAGTATCTCGGTCTGTAATTCCAAGCCCACACCCACTCAATTGGAAAACAAATCACACCCTTTAGTGCAGGGTTGGGTATGCGGGACACACTAAAACGTCCAGACCTGATTTACTACTATTCCTTGCTAGGGCTATTATAATTTCAATCAGCATCACAAATAGTGCCAGTTTTACACAATGCCAGTTTTACACAGCTAACTTTTAAAAGCAAACACCTGTGATGGACTAAATTACTGTTCTGTTGGCTGCTCACAACCGTAGGTCTTGTGTCTGAAAAGTCATATTTTTGCCCTGGGTTTCTGATTTTCCTTGCTTTTTTCCTTAATGTTCAGTACATATGTGTGAGTAAACTTGGCACCCTTATCTCCTCAGTGGATAGCCTGTATGCAGTGTCCTTGACCAGTTTAGTGACATGTCAGAAGATCGAAGACAGTGATTTGTATATTATCTGGACAGAACAACATGCAGCAGCTTTTTGGAGTGAGCACATTAAAATTCTTAAAGAgttaaattctttttaaattaacataaatgaGAGATAGCACCTCTGATGAACATGTTCGTGACACAAGACCCAGCCATTCATATTTGCAGACTGTCTCCATTTTCAAGCCTTGTTTGGCAAAGTGCTCACATCCACTCTGTCCAAAACTATGTGCACCTACAGTACTGACTTGATCAAAGATTACAACCATAGTAATtgtccatatactgtatatattacacatacatacatatatatacaatcAATTTTCATATTAAGAAGCAGCTGTATTGTAGGAGGCCATTCTGAGGGATTAGGGGGACATTTTGATGCATTAGAGAGACATTCTGATGAATCCAATGAGGATGACCTCTATAAAGGAGGGATCAGGTGATGACTTATACACAATGGTGCAGCATTGGCTGCCATCATTAAAGGTTACCATTAAGAGATGCAAAACAGCTTTagatcacaacacacacatatatatatatacagtactgtgcaaaagtcttaggcacctgtaaaaaaaatgctgtacagctaagatgctttcaaaaataatgaaattaaaggttataaatatcgaaaaaataagataaagagcagtaaatagttaaaaactaaataaaatcaatcctGCAgttgtcctgcagttttataagaaaatcggctggtaggttgttccaagcattttggagaacttgccacagttcttctgcagattttgttttgcttgcttctggctctccaggtaatcccagagacccttgatcaagtttttatctgaaaagtagtctattacttaaagttacaatctcgaagatttctgtttcgttctctttggcggtaccaatgacgaaaagcagtaattgcaggtgtgattttggacctcacttcccagagatccaaccggatccaaccagtgtcgcctgtgtgacgtcagtcagttggcacctgggccacaccATCTATAACACttacttattatttactgaataaaaaatggttgttataaaagtaacgttatgtacacactcattcattgtctaacattaggctaacttaagctgcccTAACTTTAGCTGAgctaaaatgctgtagcagacctagggtagaattagtgatgatcaatttccacagacgttctttatccaccttttgcccggtatgagcatctttacactgcagagaagaatttgcgggattcgctgcggCTCatacaattatgtatctcgtgcacactaaacagtctttctcgtgaatgattgttgtgtgatatttttgaaacaactgccttgcaaaatgttaccactggtgtttctggttttgctagcaaactgtttgagaataaagcggagctgggtgttaagttagcaatcagaacaagaataataaaacaaaaacaaaggagatttcatcaaaaaagggcaaggctgaaggaccatatgaggaagcgtaataaaataacgctaatccatactgctgtattcttttatttagttttcttctgTTTGACATCTTTAgaaacgttgtctaaactaatgttgcctttcttgacatggtccggtagctagcattagctgtgcaaattactaggctatgtaatttagtaacgtgacattgtcatcaaatgtaatacaaaatctacatcaacaaataatatgacctctcatggtACACAGAAACTTTtcagggttccataaccccccccccccccccctctgttatTTTAAcactagcagacaccggaaaaaacagtacactgCTCACAcgcaagtgagttgaagagcgagcctgttgcgttagctccgtctaccctctctggcagaccaaccactgatgggagatggaaaacgcgtcactaactatgcgccgcttgtgattttttcccgggaatgtcgccacagacacccagttctttaatcataaattattatattaataataatataaattaatataataataggctcaatcaccattgtgttacctaattcggcaaTAGatagtgacatttattttaatgaaaatcttcgagattattactttaaaatattactttatttaacaatatacaaaaatgtatttacattattacaaaataaactaCATCttctgcatacacacagatgcacatgcatacacacacacacacacacgcacacacacgcgcgcacacacacacacacagtcctctgGTCCATTGCTGGTGTTAGTCTGagccccccctcacctgtgtgCAGTGGAAAGTGTGCCCTGTAGTGGATCTCTCTGAATCGGGCTGCTGCAAGTCCCCACACTGGGAGGAGTACCTCGCGCAGCTCTGGCCTCTGTTCTCACTACCGATGCTAGCAGAAGCGCTACAAGTATACCAATGGGAACACCAATAGCCGCTCCATAAGGCCCTCTAAACGACCCCACTATGGATCCCAATAGTGCACCCACTATGGCCGCCAGAAAGACTAGAATAGGCTTGACATAGTGCTGCAAAATGGCCATGGCCTCTTCTCTGTATCCCTGTTTGACGGTCTCCAGGTCCACCCTCAGCCCTCCGCTCTGCTCCACCTCCTTCTTCTCTGCTTTTTCTGCTGACACTGACACAAAAGTATCAGAACATTAAAGTTACATATATAAGCCCTTTTTCAACCACAGTCTGTACTGGCACGAACAAGACTGGATGGGGCCCATCTGTGCAGTGGAACAGTGacttaacagaatgagccaccAGCCCACCAATGACCTTTAAATCACTTACATTCAAAACAGCAGCAGGTACAGCCATCATATTGTGTATGTACGAAATAATGATGCCTGATATTGTCTGCATTATGTATGATGGTTTTACCTGTCGACATTTTTATGTGctaaaacagtgtgtgtgtatgtgtatgtatatatatatatatatatatatatatatatatatatatatatatatatatatatatatatatatataatgttttgaTACTTACTGTCAGGTGGGGTCTCAAGACTGCCACTCCTCTTCCTTGGTTTaatctctgtttctcttgtgTTTAGCTCCTCAACCTGTTTCTTAAGTTTCTCAATCTGTGCCTTATACTCATCTTCCTTTGTTCTCCAGCTCTGTTTGAGTTGCAGTTCACGCTGGTCATATTCTTGTCTCAGCTCGGTGTATTCCTTTGGCCTTGCGCTCTCAATGATGTCATAGTAAACCTGGGGCAGGTAGACCTCGCCGCGGTTTTCTGCCACCATCTGCTCGATCTTCCCGAACAGGTCCATGACTTGGGTGCGGGAGCAGTCCTTGGCGATGTTCAGGACATGGTACCTGTAGCCGCACTGCTCCACCAGCTGCTGCAGAGACTTCTCTTTGCTGATGTGCTCCTCGATGGCGCTCCTCTCCATTTCCTCTTCGCAGGTGAACAGCACTAAGGTGTGTCTCCAGATCCTCTCTCCCAGCAGCTGCATGTGGGTCTTCACTGATTTCTTTTCCCTCTGCGGGAGTTCCTCCACAGGGATGGTCAGAAGGACAGCGTGGGGTCCCGGAGGACACAGGAACGCACTAcgggtcatttcctgtttcacctgTTCATGCGTGCGAAAGGTACTGACCCTGTCCCACCCTGGAGTGTCCACAACAGTGACGCGCCTTCCCGCCACCTCCGCCTGTCTCTTCACACACGACACCCCTTCATTCCCGCGGAACTCATCTTTCCCGAATATGGCGTTCCCTGCAGCAGACTTTCCAGCACCCCTCTTTCCCAGAAGGACCAGTCTCAGCTCGGAGAGCTGGGGGGACTCCTCTgtcagagagaaggagacatGGCTGTAAGTGCTGAGGACATTACTTACAGAGACAGTGgggtagtataatggttagggaactggttTTGCAACGCaatgttgcaggttcaattGTCAGGAAGGTCACTATTGCGGTACCTTTCAGCAAAGGTTATTTATCCCAAAATGCTTTCCAGGTGTgtaattgtatgtttttataaaaagctGAGGAATTTGCTCAGGATAAGATTGTCTACCAAAagcttaaatgtaaatgaatttgCCATGTAAAAAGCTTTCACCTGTTTGCTTAATAATGTAAAAGTGTTAAAACATCTGTATACatgcaattttacatttacCACTTTTGAGGCCTATTGGCCCACATCTTATATCTTACAATTGTGTCACTATTGTAATCAGTTGGTGGGTGACTAGGTACTagacccccccttcctcctAAAAGccacacccccctacccccacaaTCAAGATGCATAGCCCTAAACTTATTACCCATGTGCTCCAAGGAATATCTTAATTATTGTGTCACCATTATATGTTGAGAACAACAACATGCACACAAGGCAGTATAGAAAATCCAGCAACAGGTTGGACACTGCTCAGTGAAGACAACATGAGGATATTGCAAACACTGCAGTACTGGATTCAGAAAAAGTAGCTGCAAATATAATGTCTGCCTCTGCAGATCACAGGAACTGCATCCTCCTCTATCACACTGAACAGGGAGACATGGACACATATGAAGACAAACAATATGATTATTTGAGGAGTTAAAGAATAAAGTAAGAATAAAAGTTGAACATGTGTCTGTTATGTTATCACAACTGAACTATCAAGTTTGAGCTTTAAAACTAGGACTATTGTATCTTTGAGTATTTTTACCGGGAAGCATAATGACTATTTCTGCTACCGCTCAAGCCCAACGCTGCATTTTACAGCATGTTCAGAAATTTGCACCATAACAAAAAAGAGGTAATTTTCCAACACATTCCACGTCAGAGGCTTCCTACAACAAGGTTTTaagagcaaaaaaaatgcaattgaatttattttacaattacgTCTGGGTCTCACGGGCTGAGAAGGCAAGCTCGAATGTTGCCTTCGTTCAGAATCGAGACTACAATTGTCCCAAAGACGATCAGTCCAGTAAATCTCCTCGGTTCGTTGCTATTGATACGCGCTAATTGCCAAAAAGGAGAGGACAATGTAGTTCTGATACCCTAATTAATTCAGTCGAATTAATGTGGCACAGTTTGTCGCGTCTACCGAATTCTCTCTCGCTAAGCTTCTGACTAAATGTcattaatgcatatgcattttaaaagttttctcCATCTGCTGCCTTACGTAGCCATCAGCCCATATTTTATAAGGTAGCCTACTTGATCTCCATTTCGGTCAAAGTTCACCCGCAAGCGCAGCTAATTGCTTCACTTCATCGCAGATAAAATGGAGCCTTGTATGTTATCCTTCAGTTCATATTGACCTTATTCACAATTCACAGCCTACATTTCCTATCATTGGTCCGGATAACATTTTTGATCCGAACCactgtaaaataatgttctCATCAGCATCGAACTGCACCAAAGTTAACTTGGAAGAGGACCGAGACGTGTTTTGCGAAGCACGGTTCGCTTGTCCGGTGGGCACCCAAGTGTTTGATACAGGTCGAACCGAACTTAGAAAATAAGTTCGACTGATCCACACCAAACGATGCAGATGTGAAAGCACCATTAGAATAACCTCTATAACATCTTTAGGTTCGTGTCAGCTCAAAATGGCGTATTTTCGTAGCCTTACCTCCATGATGCAACGTCGACATTGCTTTTTCTTGTCTGTTCTCGTCAGTTAAATCAACCAGTTGAAAACCAAAAATGACCGCAAATTACTTGATGCATTATCCTTGGACCAAACTGGAAACGCTGAAATTATATATGGCACGAGAAACTTGTCAAAATGTAGGCCTGTGCGCCATTGCCGACTTCCGCGCAATTCATATCTTACTTTCGTTTTCTTAGTTTTGACATCCTGGTACGTAAACTGCGGTTAATGTTTGATCCAGAGTGAAAATGCCTCCTACTGGCCAGCCGACACACAGACGTACAAACCATGCCAGGTAGCAGATTTGTTAACGGAACAATCCCACGAAAGGTCTGGCAAACAGTGCACCTTAATTGCTGTTACAGACTAATCATTTCCAGACAGCCGCTAAACCATGCACGTAAAACACATTCACCATAATTCATTCAAGTTTTCGAATAGATTAAAATCATCCAGTGCCTTAAAATATTCACTGgaggtgtgtaaaaaaaataaaataaaaaaaaatccgtTATAATCATCCTTCATTGTACAAGGCAGTAAAGATTTGGAGGGCATGGTAAATCGTTTCCAAACTGGGTCTGTAGCCCTGGTCTTGCAGCACTTCAGAGTCTGCTGGTAGTCACTGTTACTAAATGTAAACAGTGCCCTGGTCTCCGttgtctgaattggttgctgattttagggggcgacatagctcaggaggtaagagcggttgtctggcagttggagggttgctgcTCTGAACAagacaagctgattggtaccttgcatggcaacctttcaccgtgtgtgtgtgtgtgtgtgtgtgtgtgttttactatctttgtgggaaccaaatgtccccacaaggatagaaagatgaggaaaactatgcaaggtggggaccttttgctggtccccacaagttcaagaggctgttttagggttaggacttagggttggggttagggttacaattaggttaaggttagggttaaggttaggcatgtagtggttggtgttagggttagggttagggttagaggttacggaatgaatataagtcaatgggaagtcctcaagTACAACAAtacaaaggtgtgtgtgtgtatgtgtgtgtgaatgagaggcatcaattgtgaagcgctttggataaaagcgctatataaatgcagctcaTAACCTCCCATTGTCACATTTCTTTATAATTAGTGTacaaatgttatataaatgtgaaaaattaaatctctgatttttaatttattggcAATTCGGCAACCAAATTATTTAAGTGGGTAAATAAATGTCTCCTTCAAGAGATGACGATATTTATTAGTAGATCTTCATAATATCTTAGTAATCTTTGTTCTAGTTACAAGTCTAAAAGTAGGTTCAGCAGGAAACCAACCAAAGCAAACACAAccagtttcattttgaaagatCACATACTTTACACAGGTATGTTACAGTtacatattttttgtgcatttaaaaaaaaaatatatatatatatcttacaGTGGGTGATAAGCATTCAGAGAGACAgcaaacacacaagaaaaaatatacCCAGTAAacagcaaattaaaattttaaattgcagttttaaaattcaaatatttgctTTGATTGCAGAAGTACATGTAGAATACAAGTAAAAAGGCTGCGCACCATTTGGAAATAGAAtctcccacctctctcctcccagTGACATTATGATTTAATCGTTCATTCATGACGATCACAGACTCTTTAGGCCAACCAGATACTCAACTGTTCTTAACTCTGAAAGGTTCTGCCTCCCTGCTCTTGAAGCCAAAACATCCCAATTCCAGGCATCATCTGAAAGGTCATACTGGGGTGTGCCCAAGGGCAAGACTAACAGACTATGCTAACGGACATTCTGTATTGTACTGGAAACTCCTCCATATAAGAGCCAGAGAGGATGGATGGAAACACTGGAGCTGAATATCTGTGGCGTTTAAAGAATCTGTGGGAGGACAGTGACAGTGTTACTATGATGGAGAGCTTCCAGAGACTGGGAGAAATCAGCTAACAGACTATGGTCACTGGCAGAAACATCTGCCATCCGCCTGTGCTTCACTGCATTAAAGCTACACGGATTTGCAGTGCTGCAACCatcttgaaaagaaaaaaaaatcgcaGTTCAAGGCTATAAGGTTATTCACTGTTGAGACAGGGGAACATATAGAAACATCTGTGCCAAACTTTGGGGCAAGAGCACCCCCTTCAGCAACAGTCAGACAAAGCAATAGAACAACAACC
Protein-coding sequences here:
- the LOC135247536 gene encoding GTPase IMAP family member 8-like, yielding MSMLHLQEEHPQLSELSLVLLGKRGAGKSAAGNAIFGKDEFRGNEGVSCVKRQAEVAGRRVTVVDTPGWDRVSAFRTSEQVKQEMTRSAFLCPPGPHAVLLTIPVEELPQREKKSLKTHMQLLGERIWRHTLVLFTYEEEMERSAIEEHISKEKSLQWLVEQCGYRYHVLNIAKDCSRTQVMDLFGKIEQMVAENRGEVYLPQVYYDIIESARPKEYTELRQEYDQRELQLKQSWRKEEDEYKAQIEKLKKQVDQLNTRETEIKPRKRSGSLDTPPDEESPQLSELRLVLLGKRGAGKSAAGNAIFGKDEFRGNEGVSCVKRQAEVAGRRVTVVDTPGWDRVSTFRTHEQVKQEMTRSAFLCPPGPHAVLLTIPVEELPQREKKSVKTHMQLLGERIWRHTLVLFTCEEEMERSAIEEHISKEKSLQQLVEQCGYRYHVLNIAKDCSRTQVMDLFGKIEQMVAENRGEVYLPQVYYDIIESARPKEYTELRQEYDQRELQLKQSWRTKEDEYKAQIEKLKKQVEELNTRETEIKPRKRSGSLETPPDMSAEKAEKKEVEQSGGLRVDLETVKQGYREEAMAILQHYVKPILVFLAAIVGALLGSIVGSFRGPYGAAIGVPIGILVALLLASVVRTEARAARGTPPSVGTCSSPIQRDPLQGTLSTAHR